In Lachnospiraceae bacterium, the DNA window AGGCTGAGATCACCTACGATGATTTTGCAAAACTGCAGTTCCAGATCGGTGAGATCGTTAAGTGCGAAGCAGTGTCGAAGTCCAAAAAACTTCTCTGCTCCCAGGTAAAGATCGGAACTAAGACCCGCCAGATCGTAAGCGGCATCAAGGCTCATTATTCACCAGAGGAAATGGTAGGAAAGAAGGTTATGGTAGTAACCAACTTAAAGCCTGCTAAATTAGCCGGAGTCGTATCCGAAGGCATGATCCTGTGTGCAGAAGATGCAGAGGGAAATCTGTCCTTAATGGTACCGGAGAAGAAGATGCCAGCCGGAGCTGAGATCTGTTAATTGATCAGCAGATGCAAATGCTGCTTGATAGTGGAATTATTATAAATGTGTTTTTTGTCTGCGGTTGCAGATATTTGAGTGTATATAAGTGAGATGTAAAGGGAGAGGAAAAATTCCCCTCCCTTTTTCGCGCATATACGGGACTTTTTAAGTAAGATTTCGAGAGAACATTAAGCAAGCACAGGAGGAATGATCATGAGAATCAGTCTGGAACAGGCACTTAATATCCTTATGGATCATGTAACACATGGAAAAACAGAGAGAAAAACTTTGGAGGACTGCCTGGGGCTGGTACTTTCGGAAGATGTGTATGCACTTCTTGATATGCCTCCCTTCAGCCGCTCTGCGCAGGATGGGTATGCTTTGTGCTCTAAGGACAGCATAGGGGCCACTGGAGAGAACCCGGTTAAGCTGAAGGTTACAGGAAAGATTTATGCAGGGGATCATCTGGATGTGCAGGTCAGACCAGGAGAGGCAGTCCGGATCATGACAGGGGCAATGGTCCCGGCGGGCGCAGACTGTGTCCTTCGTCAGGAAGATACAGATGAAGGAGAAGATGTGGTTCAGATTTATAAAGAGGTAGAACCTGGCTGCAGCATCTGTTTTAAAGGAGAAGAGTATAAAAAAGGCCATACATTGCTTCACGAAGGTACAAAGATCGATGCAGCAGCTCTGGCTGTTGCCAGTGGAAACGGCATTATGGAGCTGCCTGTTTATAGGAGGGTAAAAGCAGCAGTGGTTTCTTCAGGCAGTGAGGTAGTAGAGCCGGGAACACCATTGACTCCCGGAAAAATATATAATACCAATACTGTATACATGAAAGCACGTTTACACCAGTTAGGCGCCCAGGTAATGATGAGCCGGACCGTGGGAGATGAGCTGGAGATCATGGAAGACGCATTAAAAGAAGCAGCAAACCAGGCAGAACTGGTGATCACCACCGGTGGTGTTTCCGTAGGACAGAAGGATCTGACAGAAGAAGCGCTGCTTTCTATTGGGGCAGAGATCTTGTTTCACGGTATTGCCATTAAACCGGGAATGCCTACCCTTGCAGCTGAAAAAGACGGAGTCTTGTTTATAGGGCTTTCCGGCAATCCATTTTCTGCGGCAATCCCATTTGAAATGTTTGTACGTGAGATCCTGTCATTAAAAATGGGCGATCCGGATCTGAAACTGCGCCGGGAAACTCTTACCGCTGTAACCGGTTTCTCAAAAAACAGCAGAAGGCGTCGCTTTTTAAGAGGAAAAGCAGAAGGAAAGGAAGTATGGCTTCCAGACCAGCAGGCCAATGGGCAGATGCGCAGTATGGTAGGCTGTAACTGCCTGATCGAGATACCGGCAGGAAGCGGACCGGTAAAAGCAGGGGATAAGGTAGAGGTGCTGTGGCTGTAACGGTATTTTAGCGGCAGGGGCATTTTTATTACGATGAATACTTGATTTAGGGGTTAGCATATGTTATAATGTTGGTAGCCGAGAAAAGATATGGGTGTGTCATTTGACCGCCAAAAAAGAATCCCCAGCAGTTGCAGCTGCTGGGGATTCATCTCTCTTTGTGCGGTTGAGAATCCGCTTTAGGCTAATTGTCGCGATCATGTCTGTCTAGCCATTTGCATATGTAGTAGCCAACTACTTCTGCTGCGACCGACACTAGAAAAGATATGAATATAGCCATTCTCCCGCCTCCTTTCTGTTGCCAGAATAGGGTGCGACAACAGATTGATTATAACATGGGGCGGGGGATTTTACAATAAGGCTTTTTGGGAGTTTAAGAGCTAAAAAGTAAATAACAGTGCTGAGATCTAGAGGCTGTAGCGCTCGATCATCAAAAGATGAACGATTGCACAAAAAATGTAAATTATCAACAAAATTATTGTATAATATACACAAAAACAAAAAATATTTTCGATACTTATTATCAATAGACACCAGACTTTTTTAATCTTATAATAAAGATAACTTCATAAAGCAGATTTCATATGTATATCCCGGAGATGGGTCCGGAGTTTCTACCAACTACCGTAAAGAGTTGACTACATAGTGTATATGGCAGGTAAGTACTTGTTGTATATAAATGCGTGCGGTTTTGGTGACAGATGAAGATCGATCCAGTAAGGAGCCGCACATATCGCGGCTCCTTTTATAATGTTCTCCCGAAATCTTTCTGTGTCTGATCTTGTGAGTAAATTTTTTGTCAGATGCATCTGGCAGAAAATCAGCTGCAAGATCAGGTGCAGGAAAGACTCTGAGAGGACACAATGCCAGATATCTGGAAAAAACTGTGGGCTGCAGATTCTGTAAGCCTGCAGGTATAGATGAGCGCATGAAATACTTTGAGCAACGGGGAAGCTTAAAGGCTGGAAAGATCAGAAAAAATCGCAAAAAGGGGGGTATAGTGGACACCAGAACGCAGACGGCTGTTAGTGAAGGAAATATGTGAAAGTGAGGCTTTATTTTATGGAAAAAAGGGAAGGTTTTTTCGGAAGATTTTTTGGGATTTCACAGAGTGGATCAAACATGCGTACAGAGATATTGGCAGGCATTACAACCTTTATCACAGTTGCCTATATCCTGATCTTAAATCCACAGATTTTAGCAGATCCATTTGTGATCACCGGTGATGTGGCAATGGCGGCAAAGGTATCAAATGGTGTGTTCATTGGTACTTGTATCGGTGCGTTTATCGGAACCTTTCTCTGTGCTGTTTATGCTAAAGTACCATTGGCACAGGCACCTGGAATGGGATTAAATGCATTTTTTGCATACACAGTAGTCTTAGGAATGGGTTATACCTATAACCAGACACTGACCATTGTATTTTTATCAGGTGTGTTGTTTATTGTGATCACAGTGGTGGGCCTTCGCCAGGCGATCATCCGGGCCATACCGGAATCTATTAAAATGGCGATCACACCGGGAATCGGGCTTTTTATTACAATCATCGGACTGAAAAATGCAGGTATCGTAGTCAGCAATCCGGCTACACTGGTAAGTATGGTAGACTTTGCACAGTGGAGAAATGGTGGGAATACAGAACTGATCTGCGGGGCACTGGTTGCTTTATTTGGTCTGATCGTGATCAGCGTTTTAAACGCAAGAAAAGTAAAAGGTTCTATCTTTTTAGGGATCGTGGCAGCAACTTTAGCAGGTATTCCCTTAGGCGTTACAAAATTATCATCCTTTGATCTGAATCTGGCAAATAAATTCAGGGATTTTGGGGAAGTATCTCTGTTTAAGCTGGATATAGCCGGATTATTTGAAGGAAAGAGCGTGACAGAAGCTGTATTTATTATTATCATGCTTGTGCTTAGCTTTTCACTGGTAAATATGTTTGACTCTATGGGAACGCTGATGGGAGCAGGAAGACAGTCTGGTCTGGTGGATGAAAATGGGGAAGTCATCCACATGCAGGAAGCGTTAATGGCAGATGCTATCTCTACAGCAGCAGGAGCATTAATGGGAACTTCTACAGTTACAACGGTTGTAGAGTCCAGTGCAGGTATTGCAGAAGGCGGAAGAACAGGAATGACCAGTCTTGTAACAGCAGTTGCTTTTCTGGCAGCCATTGTGTTTGCACCAGTAGTTGGCATCGTACCTGCAGCAGCAACTGCTCCGGCACTGATCTTTGTAGGTGTGCTGATGCTTGGAAATATCAAAGATGTGGATTTTTCTGAGCCAACAGATGCAGTGGCATCCTTCTGTACGATTGTATTTATGCCATTTACCTATTCGATCGCAAATGGCATTGCAATGGGTCTGATCACTTACTGTCTGTTAAAGGTTTTCACTAACAAGGCGAAAGAGGTAGAGGTACTTACATCAGTAATTGCAGTAGTATTCGTTTTCCGCTATGCATTTATGACATTAGGGTAAAAATGTCCGGGGTTCTGGGGTCAAGGAGGAAACATATGGAAAATAATATATTTGCTTTAAAAGGAAATATTATATACGCAAAAGACAGCAAAGAACTGTGCATTAACGAACAGAGTTATCTTGTCTGTGAAAATGGAAAGGTTTATGGGATCTATTCTAAACTTCCGGAAGATATGAAGGATATCCCGGTAGAAGATGTGGGCGATAAGCTTATTATCCCGGGACTTACAGATCTTCATGTTCATGCGCCTCAGTATTCCTTCAGGGGTCTTGGAATGGATATGGAGCTTCTTGACTGGCTGGAAACCAATACATTTCCGGAAGAAGCGAAATACAAAGATCTGGAATATGCAAAAAAAGCATATGGCATTTTTGCAGAACAGATGAGAAAAAGCGCTTCTACAAGGGCGTGTATTTTTGCAACGATCCATAAAGAGGCAACGATCTTACTTATGGATCTGATGGAAGAAAGCGGGCTTTCTACTATGATCGGAAAGGTAAATATGGACCGCAACAGCCCGGATTATCTGCGGGAGCTGTCAGCAGAAGAATCAGAAGAAGCCACCAGAGAGTGGCTGAAAATAGCAGCTGATAAAAATTATGACCACACAAGGACGATCCTTACACCACGGTTTATACCAAGTTGTACCGATGAACTGATGGAACGGTTAAAAGGTGTTCAGGGAGATTTTGGTCTGCCTGTGCAGTCCCACCTGTCTGAAAATCAGGGAGAGATCGCCTGGGTGAAGGAATTATGCCCCTGGTCCGGATTTTATGGGGATGCCTATGATCATTTTGGCCTGTTTGGGGGAGAGTGCCATACGGTCATGGCTCATTGTGTTTATTCTGGCGAGGAAGAAATCGCCCGTATGAAAGAAAAAGGCGTATTTATTGCCCATTGCCCTGATTCCAACACCAATCTTTCCTCTGGTGTGGCTCCGGTGCGCAGGTATCTGGAAGAGGGAATGAACATAGGACTGGGAAGTGATGTAGCAGGCGGAACAAGTGAAAATCTGTTTGCAGCTATGGCACAGTCCATTCAGGTATCCAAGCTTCGCTGGAGACTGTTTGATGATTCTTTAAAGCCGCTGACCATTGAGGAAGCTTTCTATATGGCATCTAAGGGCGGCGGGGCTTTCTTTGGAAAAGTAGGAAGCTTTGAGCCGGGTTATGAATTTGATGCAGTGGTCTGCGATGACAGCCGCTTAAAACATCCCCAGCCACTGACTGTAAAACAGAGGCTGGAGCGGATCATTTATCTGGGGGATGAGAGAGAAGTAGCAGGAAAATATGTAGAAGGCAGAAAGCTGTTTTAAATGTGATAAAAAAGGGTTTTGCAGGCAAAGAGGTGTGGAGAGATCCATGCCTCTTTTGCGAATTATAAACATTTTTCCAGTTGTCCGGTCCGCTTGTAAACCATTCGTCTTCATGCTATTATGTATACAGTAATCTGTTGCAGGGCAACAAGATCTTGTATCAGCGTAATAGACTTACAGACAAAACTTCTCTGGGCAGCAGAAAGGATAAAAACACAATGAAATATGATTTTACAACAGTTTTAGACAGAAAAGGAAAAGATTCTATTGCAGTGGAACCATTTGAGGCTGACTGGATCAAGTGGCCGGGAACGGTGAAGGAAGGTTTTGACATTATCCCCATGTGGGTAGCAGATATGAACTTTCCGGCTGTACATACTATTCCGGAAGCCATTATTGAGAGAGCAAAGCATACCACTTATGGCTATTTTTCCCCAAGAGAGGAATATTTTGACGCCATTATCCAGTGGCATAAAAACAGAAATGGTGTGGAAGGGCTAAAGCCAAAGCATATCGGGTATGAAAATGGTGTTTTAGGCGGTGTAGTCAGTGCGTTAAATGTACTTTGCTCTAAAGGTGACAGTGTACTTTTACATTCCCCCACTTATATCGGTTTTACCAACAGCCTTACCAACAACGGTTATCACATTGTCCACAGCCCGTTAGTAAAGGATGAGAATAATGTATACCGTATGGATTTTGAGGATATGGAGAAGAAGATCATGGAAAACCATATCCATGCAGCAATCTTCTGCAGTCCGCATAATCCTACCGGCCGAGTGTGGGAGCAGTGGGAGATCGAAAAGGCAATGAAGATCTACAAGAAGCATGATGTATATGTAGTTTCTGATGAGATATGGTCTGATCTGCTCTTAAATGGCCATAAGCATACTCCCACCCAGTCTGTATCTGAGGATGCAAAGCAGAGGACAGTAGCTCTCTATGCTCCATCCAAGACCTTTAATCTGGCTGGTCTTATTGGAAGTTACCATATTATTTACAATGACTGGTTAAGGGAACGGATTTTAAAAGAGTCCTCTTTAAGCCATTATAACAGCATGAACCTGTTATCAATGTATGCATTGATCGGTGCTTATAAACCGGAAGGTTATGAGTGGGTGGATGAATTAAAAGAGGTGTTAAGCGGGAATGTAAACTATGCCTGCGATTACATTGAAAAGCATTTTGACGGTGTTAATGTTTCCAGGCCGGAAGGCACTTACATGCTTTTCCTGGACTGTACAGAGTGGTGCAAAAAGCATGGAAGGACCATTACAGAACTTCAGGCAGCAGGCATTGAAGTAGGCGTGATCTGGCAGGACGGTGTAGCATTCCACGGTCCATGCCATATCCGTATGAATCTGGCACTGCCGTTGTCCAGGGTAAAAGAAGCCTTTGACCGTCTGGATAAATATGTGTTTAATGTTCTATCGGCTCCGAGAGGACATTTTAACCCACAGGAGGGATAACGAACATGATATTTGACACACATGCTCATTATGACGATGAAGCCTTTGACGAGGACAGAGAGCAGCTTCTGGCAGCCTTTAAGGAAAATGGCATCGGCGCTGTTACAAATGTAGCTGCCAGCATTTCCAGCTGCAAGACCACACTGGAGCTTGCCAGGAACCATGATTTCATGTATGCTGCTTTAGGCGTGCATCCAAGTGAAAGTGCAGAGTTGTCTGATGAAGGCTTAAAAGATATTGAGGCCTGGTGTACAGAAAGACAGGACGGGAAGGTCCGGGCCATTGGTGAGATCGGCCTTGATTATTACTGGGAAGAGCCGGATAAAGGGATCCAGAAGAAATGGTTTGTGGCCCAGTTAGACCTGGCCCGCAGGCTGAAGCTTCCGGTGATCATCCATAGCCGTGATGCTGCAAAAGATACCTTGGATATTATGAAGGCAGAACATGCAGAAGACATTGGCGGCGTGATCCACTGCTTTTCCTACACAAAGGAAATGGCAAGAGAATACCTGAATATGGGATTTTTCCTTGGTATTGGCGGCGTGCTTACCTTTAAAAATGCCAGAAAACTGGCAGAGACAGTAGAATATGCCCCTTTAGACCGTCTGGTACTGGAAACGGACTGTCCATATCTGGCACCTGTTCCCAACCGGGGAAAGCGAAATTCTTCCCTGAACCTGACCTATGTGGCAGACCAGCTGGCTGCCATTAAAGGCATAGACCGGGAAAAAGTGGAGAAAATCACCTGGGATAATGCCAGAAGGCTTTATGGTTTACAGCCATAGTTTTTTTGCTGACGACATGCAGCAATTCGGTATCAGAGGGGTCAAAATACCTTTTGCCCCAACATTAAATGATAGAAATATAACATAGATAGAAAGAAGACAAAAGCAGGTAAAATCATAGATGAATCAGAAATTATCAGATCCGAAAAAAACAATTGAAGTCATCCAGAAATATCAGTTCGCATTCCAGAAGCGCTTCGGCCAGAACTTCCTTATTGATGCCCATGTTCTGGAAAAGATCGTAAGCGCAGCAGGTATTACAAAGGATGACTGTGTTCTGGAGATCGGTCCGGGGATCGGAACCATGACCCAGTATCTGGCAGAAAGCGCAGGACAGGTGATCGCAGTGGAGATCGATACCAATCTGCTGCCAATCCTTACAGATACATTAAAGGATTATTCCAATGTAAAAGTCATCAACCAGGATATCCTGAAAGTGGATATTAATGAGCTGGTAAAGGAATACAATAACGGCAGACCTATTAAAGTAGTTGCAAATCTGCCATATTACATTACTACCCCCATTATCATGGGACTGTTTGAGAGTAATGTGCCTATTGACAATATTACTGTTATGGTGCAGAAAGAAGTAGCAGACCGTATGCAGGTAGGGCCGGGATCTAAGGATTATGGTGCCCTGTCTCTGGCAGTGCAGTATTATGCAAGTCCGTATATTGTAGCAAATGTACCGCCAAACTGCTTTATCCCAAGACCGAATGTGGGTTCTGCGGTGATCCGCCTGACCCGCTATCAGGAGCCGCCGGTACAGGTGAAAGATCCAAAGCTGATGTTTAAGCTGATCCGGGCATCCTTTAACCAGAGAAGAAAAACACTGCAGAATGGTTTAAATAACTCTCCGGAAATTTCTTTTTCAAAAGAAGAGATTACAAAGGCTATTGAGAGCCTGGGAGTATCACCTTCTGTCCGTGGAGAAGCCTTAAGTCTGGAGCAGTTTGCACAGCTGGCTAACTATTTTGCACAGTAATTAAGCCGTTTATAAAAAGAAAGGCGAAAATGCCTATGTCAGATAAAAAAAGATGGATCCGGCTAGCTGTGGCCGCAGGCTTAGGTGCTGCAGCCGGTGCATGGACTTATCAGATAGAGAAAGATAAAAAAGCGGAAAATGATGCCAGACTGGCGGCGGTGGAAGCTGCTGTAGTGCGGAGCAGGGATTATGGGAAGCAGAAGGCTTATATTATAGGAAATGGTTTAAGCTCTCTGGCAGCAGCAGTCTGGCTTATAAAAGACTGCCATTTTCCAGGAAGCAGCATTATGGTGTTTGGAGAAGGCACTGAGGGAGAGGAAGAAATACGCCCTCTTGTAGTAAGCCGGGAAAACTGCAAAGATTTTCTGGAAATGTGTGGAAAAATACCGGATTCCGGGGAAAAAGTATTTACTTTCCCGAAAACAGAAGGCAGAGAATGTCTGGACTGGGGGGATCTTCCTGCACTTTGGCGGTTGTTGTGTACAGAAGAAGAAAGGCTGGATATTTTAAGCATTGAAGACTGGTTCAGTGAAACACCTCATATATTTGAGACAAATCTGTGGCAGCTGTGCCAGTGTGTGTTTGGCCTGCAAAAGGACAGCAGCCTGGCAGGATTTCGCAGAAGTTTATGGGAAATAAAAGGACCGTTTCTCTTCCTTTCGCCAGATGAAATGAAAGATCTGATCTGTTTGCTGAAACAATACCTGCGCCGTAAAGGTGTATTATTGCTGGAAAACAGCCAGGTAACGGATCTGGAACTTGAAAATGGCAATGAAGGCGGAAATGGACTGGCAGTAAAGAAATTGTATGTAAAACGCAGACTGCAGGAAGAAGAAACCGACCGGGAATCCTTTGTATTTGAAAAAATAAATCTGGGTTCCGGGGATATCTGCATTATGGAAAATGGCAGTGGTTCTGGGAAATTATGGAAAAAAACGGCTGATCTGCATATTGCTATGGGAGAGCCGGAAGCTTTTTCAGATGAAACAGGTAAACTCTCATCACTTCGTCCTCATCATTTTACAGACCGGCCTAAAACCGTTCCGGCCGGAAGCCGGAATCTTGGTTTTGTTGGAGCATTTTCACGGCTGGAAAAAGGCTTCTGCCTTACAGGAAACTATGCTGTGTCAAGTGCCAGAAGCACAGTAGATGAGCTGATGCACGCAGGAAAATGGGCTGGAGGAACAGGAGAGAGAAAGAAGTCCCGGACCGGGAAATGGCTCACAGTTTACAAGGTGGTCAGTTCATTGTACCGTGCAGGTCTGTAACTTTCAGGTCTGTAATTTTCGTGCATGGTCATGCCGCTATAGGTGGTACATTTTGTTAAAAAGGAGATGGATAAATGCTGTTTATCGGAGGTATCAGTCAGGGCAGGAAGCTGCTTAACTACGCAAAGAGCATTCTTTGCGGAAGCTGCGGCAGCACCAGCCAGTGTCAGGTCTTTATGACCTATATGTATTTCAGTTTTTTCTTTATCCCGCTGTTTAAGTGGAATAAGCGCTTTTATGTGCAGATGTCCTGCTGCAGTGCCATTTATGAGCTGGAGCCGGAAATCGGAAAAGCTATTTTAAGAGGGGAAGAACCGTCGATCACATCTGCCGACCTTCATCTGGTCCAGGAGGGAAAATACACCCGCACCTGGCAGGAAGGTTCCGGAAATCCCCATAAAAAGTGTATGCGCTGCGGATTTGAGACAGATGAAGATTACAATTACTGCCCCAAGTGCGGGGGACGGATCTAATGAGTCCAAAATAAATATTAAATCCTCCCATATGCGATCAACGGATCTTTGTATTTTACACCCAGACTCAGGGTGTAATAAAGTATAACGCCGTCAAATGGGGCAGTATACCGGAAAATTTCATTTCCATAAAAATCTTTCAGGGTGCCAAGGAGGGCGCCCTGTTTTAATTTCTGACCGGCATGTGACACAGCGGGATACCAGAAACCATTTATAGGTGCTTCTTCATAAATTGACTGACGGATTTCTTCCTGGTGAAAGGCTGTATTTGAAAAAGTTTTGATCTTAAGATGATCCATTAGTTCAAAAACGTTTCTTTTGCAGGCTGTAATTTCGTTCTCACTCCATAGTCCCCGTTCACCCCGTTCTACTAAAAGCGATGGAATACCACACTGGGCGGCCCAGCTGTATAGCCCATTTTTGGAAGTGGAAGCAACACGGTATGGAACAGAAAGAGCCGCTGCAGCAGCAGAGGTTTTGGCAGCCAGTGTATCAGGAACGGCTGCAGGAAAGAAGATCAAAGGAGTCAGAGCTTCGTTTATATCACCGCCATGGAGATCCATCAGAAAATCAGCTTCAGGATACAGGACTTTTTCAAGGATTTTTGCAAAGCGGCTGGAAAAGGTACCGGCAGGATCACCGGGAAACATGCGGTTTAAATTCTGGCCATCCGCAGGGATCGTTTGTTTGGCACCCATGTAAAAGCCTTCTGGATTTACCAGGGGAAGCAGGATGACACGTCCTGAAAGACCGGCGGGATCCAGTTCTTTTTTCAGACGGTTCAGGGCTTCTATGCCTACATATTCACAGCCATGGATACCTGCAGTCACTATCAGGGTTTTTCCAGGCTGGCTGCCGCATATGGCAGTTATCTCAACGGGGTAAGGGCTGGCCACAGGCAGCAGGAGAGTTTGCTTTGTATTGCTGCCGGCTTTCAAGTCAGACAGTTTCATGTTTAAAGATCTCCTCTAGTCAAATTCAATAATAGAAGCTAAAAGCTTTCTGGCATAGTTATCCTTTGTTTCTGCAATACGGGATACCGGAATGTGTTCGGTAATACGGCCATGATACAGGAAAAGCACATCATCGCACAGATAAGTGACGGAAGTCAGGTCATGGGTAATGAAAATATAAGTGAGTCCCAGTTTTTCCTTCAGATCATGGAGAAGATCCATGATCTGGACCTGGGTATGTGCATCCAGGGAAGAGATAGCTTCGTCAAAAAGAATGATCTCTGGCTGGCATGCTACAGCCCGGGCAATGCAGACACGCTGCAGCTGTCCGCCGGACAGTTCATGGGGATATCGGTTTGCATAGGAGGGATCCAGTCCCACAAGCTCTAAAAGGCGGTTAGTTTCTTCCAGCCGATCCAGCCGGATCTTTTGATTTCGTTCTCTTGCAGCCAGACCTTCAGCAATGATCTCTTTTACGCGAAAACGGGGATTGGCAGAGGTAGTATAATCCTGGAAAACAACACTTAAGCGTTTTTGAAAGTTTTTCAGGCCATTTCTGGATGCATAAACAGACACATCCTGGATTTTTACTTCTCCTGTGTCGGGTTTTAAAAGACCGCAGATCACACGGCCAAGGGTGGATTTTCCGCTTCCGGATTCCCCAAGTATTCCCAGGCAGGTTCCCTGTGAGACTTTTAAGGATACATCGAATAATACCTGGTTTCTGGTAGTTCCGAAAATTTTTTCCTGTCGTTCGCTCCGGAAGCTGACACATACATTATTTACTTCCAGCATGGGATATCTCCTTTCTATGTAAAACTTCGCGATAGTGATGCATAACCGCAGAACGTTTTTCTATCAGCAGGCGGGTGTAAGGATCCTGGGCATGATTTCGGATATGCTCAAAGTCGCCACTGTCTACGATATGTCCGCTGTTCATGACCAGGATGCGGTCAGCTACTTTGGATATTGCCCCTAAGTCATGGGTGATGAAAAGCATGGCAGTATTTTTGCTCTTTTTAATGCGGATAAATTCCTCCAGGATCTCATATTGAGTGATGGCATCAATGGCAGTTGTTGGTTCATCAGCGATCAGAAGCTCAGGCTGCAATGCCATGGCAATACCGATCATAATGCGCTGGAGCATACCACCGGAAAGCTGGTGGGGGTATTTTTGCAAAACTTCTTCTCCATTTAAGATCTGCATCTGGTTCAGGATCTTTAGGCAGTGGGAACGGATCTCCTGGGCGTTCCATGTAGTGTGGGTGGCGAAAGTCTCAGCCATCTGATTTCCTATACGGTACAGAGGATCAAAACAGGTCATGGGGTTCTGAAGCACCATGGTGATCCGGCTTCCGCGAAGTCTGCGCAGTTCTTCTTTTGATTCTTTTAGAAGATCATGACCATCAAAAACAGCGCTTCCGGAAACATGGAAATTTTTATCTAACAGGCCCAGAATTGATTTTACAGTCATACTTTTTCCACTTCCAGACTCACCAAGGATTCCCAGGCATTCTCCTGGGTGGACTTCAAAATTTACGTTTTCAACCAGTTTTTTTGAAGTCTTACGGTATGTCAGTGTTACATTCAGGTTTTCAACTTTTAAAATGGCAGACATTACAGCACCTCCTTTGGATCCAGTACATCACGAATGGCATCTCCCATTAAGTTAAAGGCAGAAACTAAAATAACGATGGCAATACCAGGGACCAGCATCTGGGCCGGATTGCTGGTCAGGACATTTTTTGCTTCACTAAGCATAGCCCCCCATTCAGGAGTAGGGGCCTGTACACCAAGTCCAAGGAAGGACAAAGTAGAAATATTGATGATAGCCCAGCCTACATCCAAGGAAGAGAGAACAGCCAGATCTGCTGCAATGGATGGAACCAGGTGTTTAAAAAGGATAAAACGTTCAGGAGTCCCTACACAGCGGGAAAATTGGACAAAGTTCCGGTCCCGGTACTGCATGACACCTGTGCGGATCATGCGGGCATACCAGGCCCATTTAATA includes these proteins:
- a CDS encoding NCS2 family permease: MEKREGFFGRFFGISQSGSNMRTEILAGITTFITVAYILILNPQILADPFVITGDVAMAAKVSNGVFIGTCIGAFIGTFLCAVYAKVPLAQAPGMGLNAFFAYTVVLGMGYTYNQTLTIVFLSGVLFIVITVVGLRQAIIRAIPESIKMAITPGIGLFITIIGLKNAGIVVSNPATLVSMVDFAQWRNGGNTELICGALVALFGLIVISVLNARKVKGSIFLGIVAATLAGIPLGVTKLSSFDLNLANKFRDFGEVSLFKLDIAGLFEGKSVTEAVFIIIMLVLSFSLVNMFDSMGTLMGAGRQSGLVDENGEVIHMQEALMADAISTAAGALMGTSTVTTVVESSAGIAEGGRTGMTSLVTAVAFLAAIVFAPVVGIVPAAATAPALIFVGVLMLGNIKDVDFSEPTDAVASFCTIVFMPFTYSIANGIAMGLITYCLLKVFTNKAKEVEVLTSVIAVVFVFRYAFMTLG
- a CDS encoding amidohydrolase family protein, translating into MENNIFALKGNIIYAKDSKELCINEQSYLVCENGKVYGIYSKLPEDMKDIPVEDVGDKLIIPGLTDLHVHAPQYSFRGLGMDMELLDWLETNTFPEEAKYKDLEYAKKAYGIFAEQMRKSASTRACIFATIHKEATILLMDLMEESGLSTMIGKVNMDRNSPDYLRELSAEESEEATREWLKIAADKNYDHTRTILTPRFIPSCTDELMERLKGVQGDFGLPVQSHLSENQGEIAWVKELCPWSGFYGDAYDHFGLFGGECHTVMAHCVYSGEEEIARMKEKGVFIAHCPDSNTNLSSGVAPVRRYLEEGMNIGLGSDVAGGTSENLFAAMAQSIQVSKLRWRLFDDSLKPLTIEEAFYMASKGGGAFFGKVGSFEPGYEFDAVVCDDSRLKHPQPLTVKQRLERIIYLGDEREVAGKYVEGRKLF
- a CDS encoding molybdopterin molybdotransferase MoeA encodes the protein MRISLEQALNILMDHVTHGKTERKTLEDCLGLVLSEDVYALLDMPPFSRSAQDGYALCSKDSIGATGENPVKLKVTGKIYAGDHLDVQVRPGEAVRIMTGAMVPAGADCVLRQEDTDEGEDVVQIYKEVEPGCSICFKGEEYKKGHTLLHEGTKIDAAALAVASGNGIMELPVYRRVKAAVVSSGSEVVEPGTPLTPGKIYNTNTVYMKARLHQLGAQVMMSRTVGDELEIMEDALKEAANQAELVITTGGVSVGQKDLTEEALLSIGAEILFHGIAIKPGMPTLAAEKDGVLFIGLSGNPFSAAIPFEMFVREILSLKMGDPDLKLRRETLTAVTGFSKNSRRRRFLRGKAEGKEVWLPDQQANGQMRSMVGCNCLIEIPAGSGPVKAGDKVEVLWL
- a CDS encoding aminotransferase class I/II-fold pyridoxal phosphate-dependent enzyme, whose amino-acid sequence is MKYDFTTVLDRKGKDSIAVEPFEADWIKWPGTVKEGFDIIPMWVADMNFPAVHTIPEAIIERAKHTTYGYFSPREEYFDAIIQWHKNRNGVEGLKPKHIGYENGVLGGVVSALNVLCSKGDSVLLHSPTYIGFTNSLTNNGYHIVHSPLVKDENNVYRMDFEDMEKKIMENHIHAAIFCSPHNPTGRVWEQWEIEKAMKIYKKHDVYVVSDEIWSDLLLNGHKHTPTQSVSEDAKQRTVALYAPSKTFNLAGLIGSYHIIYNDWLRERILKESSLSHYNSMNLLSMYALIGAYKPEGYEWVDELKEVLSGNVNYACDYIEKHFDGVNVSRPEGTYMLFLDCTEWCKKHGRTITELQAAGIEVGVIWQDGVAFHGPCHIRMNLALPLSRVKEAFDRLDKYVFNVLSAPRGHFNPQEG
- the rsmA gene encoding 16S rRNA (adenine(1518)-N(6)/adenine(1519)-N(6))-dimethyltransferase RsmA, yielding MNQKLSDPKKTIEVIQKYQFAFQKRFGQNFLIDAHVLEKIVSAAGITKDDCVLEIGPGIGTMTQYLAESAGQVIAVEIDTNLLPILTDTLKDYSNVKVINQDILKVDINELVKEYNNGRPIKVVANLPYYITTPIIMGLFESNVPIDNITVMVQKEVADRMQVGPGSKDYGALSLAVQYYASPYIVANVPPNCFIPRPNVGSAVIRLTRYQEPPVQVKDPKLMFKLIRASFNQRRKTLQNGLNNSPEISFSKEEITKAIESLGVSPSVRGEALSLEQFAQLANYFAQ
- a CDS encoding TatD family hydrolase; the protein is MIFDTHAHYDDEAFDEDREQLLAAFKENGIGAVTNVAASISSCKTTLELARNHDFMYAALGVHPSESAELSDEGLKDIEAWCTERQDGKVRAIGEIGLDYYWEEPDKGIQKKWFVAQLDLARRLKLPVIIHSRDAAKDTLDIMKAEHAEDIGGVIHCFSYTKEMAREYLNMGFFLGIGGVLTFKNARKLAETVEYAPLDRLVLETDCPYLAPVPNRGKRNSSLNLTYVADQLAAIKGIDREKVEKITWDNARRLYGLQP